One Prunus dulcis chromosome 8, ALMONDv2, whole genome shotgun sequence DNA window includes the following coding sequences:
- the LOC117637032 gene encoding translocase of chloroplast 159, chloroplastic has product MDASKLSALEEVQHLTNSSGSSLSSPTSASSPPQYSDVDDLPKTHVSKTDNDEKFNGGPGDGSDGGSETEGFVSGEEDFDSERAFVRGLDKETVVKAIAGEEDSPVKFVNSSEFFYPSSQRPIAKVSVDDDDDGEDDAGDSKYDVLGAEDVVRESFVTDRDSKTVGGESSVDNLGTNGEILVDTGSGKNANFGELVKENGVSGGQGHVVDALVGGEVDKELEKSKFVEGVGSVVEGSSVPETQLEVTEIENKKAVESKEGDVLNGTSEVEIESKENGGVVEEDSTVLGGVDEKENSLIVELADDKLAEKDGVDSESDRVAVADSGNVEVHGQKDVVAGADEVGFEKRPEREDELKSDSETRQKGLTTELDTDEVEVVSGDEPFVGDGAETQSVNCASDLAQHEPAYEARPANSNFGVHDQVDELEAAVSVKSLAPEFVEPSSTNEEIKLEEEVQKKHFLDEGGNESVNANSILDREIKVETEDDDNDLQDDDKDLQDDDDDDDKDLQDDEGENEGSIADGNNEGMIFGSSEADKQFLEELERGSGTGSYSGAESYHDHSQRIDGQIVTDSDEEVDTDEEGGGKELFDAASLAALLKASSAAPSDGGNVTITTSDGSRLFSIERPAGLGSSIRSLKPASRPNNSNLFTSSNVTVGGESENNLSDEEKAKLEKFQQIRVQFLRLVQRLGVSTEDSVARQVLYRLALLSGRQNSREFSPDAAKMTALQLEAEGKDDLNFSLNILVLGKTGVGKSATINSIFGEEKTPIYAFGPATTTVKEIVGVVDGVKIRVFDTPGLKSAAMEQNVNRKILSFVQKFTKKCPPDIVLYVDRLDTQSRDLNDVPLLRSITSAFGPSIWRSTIVTLTHGASAPPDGPSGSPLNYELFVAQRSQILQQTIGQAVGDLRFMSPSMISPICLVENHPSCRKNRDGQKVLPNGQSWRPQLLLLSYSMKILSEATNLSKPQESFDNRKLFGFRSRSPPLPYLLNWLLQPRPHPKLSADQENADSDIDLDDLSDSDQEEEEDEYDQLPSFKPLKKAQIAKLSKEQRKAYTEEYDYRVKLLQKKMWREELRRMKEMKKKGKVSADDYGYLGEEDPENGGPAAVPVPLPDMVLPPSFDSENPAYRYRLLDSTSQLSARAVLDVQGWDHDCGYDGVNLEQSLAIANSFPAAVTVQLTKDKKYFTMHLDSSVAAKHGENGSSMVGFDIQNIGKQFAYIVRGDTKFKNFKRNKTGAGVAVTFLGESVSTGLKVEDQIALGKRVILVGTAGTVRSQGESVHGANLEMRLREADYPIGQDQSSVGLSLVKYRGDLALMVNLVSQFSLGRNYKMTVRAGVNNKLSGQISVRTSSSEQLQIALVAVLPIVRSICNTIWPGASENYSIY; this is encoded by the coding sequence ATGGACGCCTCCAAGCTTTCTGCTTTAGAAGAGGTTCAGCACCTCACAAACTCATCAGGTTCTTCCCTCTCCTCTCCAACCTCCGCTTCTTCTCCCCCACAGTATTctgatgttgatgatttaCCAAAAACCCATGTTTCGAAAACAGATAATGACGAGAAATTTAATGGTGGGCCTGGTGACGGTAGTGATGGTGGGTCTGAGACTGAGGGGTTTGTGAGTGGGGAAGAGGATTTTGATTCCGAGAGGGCATTTGTGAGAGGCTTAGATAAAGAAACCGTAGTTAAAGCTATTGCAGGGGAAGAAGATTCCCCAGTCAAGTTTGTCAATTCTTCTGAATTTTTCTATCCCAGTAGCCAGAGGCCGATTGCCAAGGTCTCagtggatgatgatgatgatggcgAGGATGATGCTGGGGATTCGAAATATGATGTTTTGGGGGCTGAGGATGTGGTCAGGGAGTCTTTTGTTACTGATAGGGATTCGAAGACTGTTGGGGGTGAGAGTTCTGTGGATAACTTGGGAACGAACGGTGAGATTTTGGTGGATACTGGTTCGGGCAAGAATGCAAATTTTGGTGAATTGGTGAAAGAAAATGGTGTAAGTGGTGGCCAAGGGCATGTTGTTGATGCCTTGGTAGGCGGTGAAGTAGATAAGGAGCTTGAGAAATCGAAATTTGTTGAGGGTGTAGGCTCTGTGGTTGAGGGAAGTTCGGTGCCGGAGACGCAATTGGAGGTGactgaaatagaaaataagaaGGCTGTAGAGTCTAAGGAAGGCGATGTACTCAATGGCACATCAGAAGTTGAAATAGAGAGTAAAGAGAATGGTGGAGTGGTTGAAGAAGACAGTACAGTTTTGGGTGGTGTTGATGAGAAAGAGAACTCTTTGATTGTAGAACTAGCTGATGATAAGTTGGCTGAAAAGGATGGTGTGGATTCCGAGTCTGACAGAGTGGCAGTTGCTGATTCTGGGAATGTGGAAGTTCATGGACAGAAAGATGTTGTTGCTGGTGCTGATGAAGTTGGTTTCGAGAAGAGGCCAGAAAGAGAAGATGAACTAAAATCTGATTCTGAAACTAGACAGAAAGGGCTCACGACAGAGCTAGATACTGATGAAGTAGAAGTGGTGTCAGGTGACGAACCTTTTGTAGGGGATGGAGCTGAAACCCAAAGTGTGAACTGTGCTTCTGATTTAGCACAACATGAACCGGCTTATGAGGCAAGACCAGCTAATTCTAATTTTGGTGTACATGATCAAGTGGATGAATTGGAAGCCGCAGTCTCTGTAAAATCTCTGGCCCCTGAGTTTGTGGAACCGAGTTCCACTAACGAAGAAATAAAGCTAGAAGAGGAAGTTCAGAAGAAGCATTTCCTGGATGAAGGTGGCAATGAATCGGTGAATGCAAATTCCATTTTGGACCGAGAGATAAAGGTAGAAACCGAAGATGATGATAATGATCTTCAAGATGATGATAAGGATCTtcaagatgatgatgatgatgatgataaggatctccaagatgatgaagGGGAGAATGAAGGTTCAATAGCAGATGGTAACAACGAAGGTATGATCTTTGGAAGCTCTGAAGCTGATAAACAATTCTTGGAAGAATTGGAACGAGGATCAGGTACTGGTTCTTACTCAGGTGCTGAGAGTTATCATGATCATTCACAGAGAATTGATGGCCAGATTGTCACAGACTCGGATGAAGAAGTGGACACTGACGAGGAAGGGGGTGGAAAAGAGTTATTTGATGCTGCTTCACTGGCAGCTCTTCTGAAAGCATCATCAGCCGCTCCCTCAGATGGTGGCAATGTTACAATTACCACCTCAGATGGATCCCGGCTTTTCTCCATTGAGCGTCCTGCTGGTTTGGGATCTTCAATCCGCTCTTTGAAACCTGCTTCACGACCAAACAATTCTAATCTCTTTACATCTTCAAATGTCACAGTTGGGGGAGAATCTGAGAACAACTTGAGTGATGAAGAGAAAGCGAAACTGGAAAAGTTTCAACAGATAAGGGTTCAATTCTTGAGGCTTGTTCAGAGATTAGGTGTTTCTACAGAAGATTCAGTAGCTAGGCAGGTTCTATACCGCCTAGCTCTTCTTTCGGGGAGGCAAAACAGTCGAGAATTTAGCCCCGATGCTGCGAAGATGACAGCTCTCCAGCTTGAAGCAGAGGGGAAAGATGATTTGAATTTCTCCTTGAACATACTGGTTCTTGGCAAAACGGGTGTTGGGAAGAGTGCTACtataaattcaatttttggtgaagaaaagACCCCAATTTATGCATTTGGACCTGCAACAACTACTGTCAAAGAAATTGTTGGAGTGGTCGATGGAGTCAAGATTAGGGTTTTTGATACACCAGGTCTTAAATCTGCTGCAATGGAACAGAATGTAAATCGTAAAATCTTATCCTTTGTACAGAAGTTCACGAAAAAATGCCCCCCAGATATTGTCCTCTATGTGGATCGGTTGGATACCCAAAGTAGGGATCTAAATGATGTGCCATTATTGAGATCAATTACTAGTGCCTTTGGTCCTTCAATTTGGAGAAGTACCATAGTCACTCTAACCCATGGCGCTTCTGCTCCTCCTGATGGACCATCAGGTTCCCCTCTGAATTATGAGTTGTTTGTTGCTCAGCGGTCTCAGATCCTCCAGCAGACCATTGGACAAGCTGTTGGTGATCTAAGGTTTATGAGTCCAAGTATGATAAGTCCAATATGTCTTGTAGAGAACCACCCCTCTTGTCGGAAGAATAGAGATGGTCAGAAAGTGCTCCCTAATGGTCAAAGTTGGAGACCCCAGCTATTGCTTTTAAGCTACTCTATGAAGATTTTATCTGAGGCGACTAATCTCTCAAAACCTCAGGAATCATTTGATAACCGTAAGCTCTTTGGTTTCCGTTCCCGTTCACCTCCTCTTCCATACTTGTTGAATTGGCTGTTGCAGCCTCGTCCCCATCCAAAGCTGTCTGCTGATCAAGAGAATGCTGATTCAGACATCGACTTGGATGACTTGTCCGATTCTGatcaagaggaagaagaggatgaGTATGATCAGCTTCCATCATTCAAGCCTCTCAAGAAAGCTCAGATTGCTAAGCTTAGCAAAGAGCAGAGGAAGGCGTACACTGAGGAGTACGATTATAGGGTTAAGCTCCTCCAGAAGAAGATGTGGAGAGAAGAGTTGAGAAGaatgaaagaaatgaagaagaagggtaaGGTTAGTGCAGATGATTATGGTTATCTGGGTGAAGAAGATCCAGAAAATGGTGGTCCAGCAGCTGTTCCAGTACCTTTACCTGATATGGTTCTGCCGCCTTCTTTTGATAGTGAAAATCCAGCTTACAGGTACCGCTTATTGGATTCAACTTCTCAGTTATCGGCAAGGGCAGTATTGGATGTCCAAGGGTGGGACCACGACTGCGGGTATGATGGTGTCAACCTTGAACAAAGTCTAGCCATTGCTAATTCTTTTCCGGCAGCTGTTACTGTTCAGCTTACTAAGGATAAGAAATATTTCACTATGCATTTGGATTCCTCAGTTGCTGCTAAGCATGGGGAGAATGGATCAAGTATGGTAGGCTTTGACATTCAAAACATTGGAAAGCAATTTGCATACATTGTCAGAGGAGAcaccaaattcaaaaatttcaaGAGGAACAAGACAGGTGCCGGAGTAGCTGTGACATTTTTAGGTGAAAGTGTGTCCACTGGACTCAAAGTTGAGGACCAGATTGCACTTGGCAAGCGTGTGATATTGGTTGGTACAGCTGGGACTGTCCGATCGCAGGGCGAATCGGTACATGGAGCGAATTTGGAGATGCGGCTTAGGGAAGCAGATTATCCAATTGGCCAAGATCAATCCTCAGTTGGTCTGTCCCTAGTGAAGTATAGGGGTGACTTGGCCTTGATGGTAAATCTTGTGTCCCAGTTTTCCCTTGGGCGAAACTACAAGATGACTGTTCGTGCAGGAGTGAACAACAAGCTCAGTGGACAGATTTCTGTTAGAACAAGCAGCTCTGAACAACTTCAAATTGCGCTCGTGGCTGTTCTTCCGATTGTTAGGTCCATATGCAACACTATCTGGCCCGGAGCCAGTGAGAATTACTCAATCTACTAg
- the LOC117637033 gene encoding alkylated DNA repair protein ALKBH8 homolog isoform X1, translated as MDAANEEILRQVFGDSSDGEDLELGDGSDPSHSWEPIKEIKGLWLCRDFLPPQRQSSLLSTIQNEGWFTQASHNQAMRFGDLPSWAAELSHSIRKVVLASDFVLEPIVLGSTDNVKENECSFPSDLFCREPLFDQLILNSYQPGEGICAHIDLMRFEDGIAILSLESSCVMHFSLVDGTSRGFLMDGEKDPPMAKIPVYLTPGSLIFMSGEARYLWKHEINRMPGFQKWEGKELNQKRRISITLRKLCQVE; from the exons ATGGATGCTGCCAACGAGGAAATTCTGAGGCAAGTGTTCGGCGACTCATCGGACGGCGAGGACTTGGAATTGGGAGATGGATCTGACCCAAGCCATTCCTGGGAACCAATCAAAGAAATCAAAGGGTTGTGGTTGTGCAGAGACTTCCTCCCTCCTCAACGCCAGTCTTCCTTGCTCTCCACAATCCAGAACG AAGGATGGTTCACTCAAGCCTCGCACAATCAG GCTATGAGATTTGGAGACCTTCCATCATGGGCAGCTGAGCTTTCGCATTCTATTCGCAAGGTTGTACTTGCGAGTGACTTTGTTCTTGAACCTATAGTATTGGGAAGTACTGATAATGTGAAAGAGAATGAGTGTTCATTTCCATCAGATCTTTTCTGCAGAGAGCCACTCTTCGACCAACTAATTCTAAATTCTTACCAACCAGGTGAG GGGATCTGTGCACACATTGACCTTATGCGATTTGAAGATGGAATTGCCATTCTCTCCCTGGAGTCATCATGCGTGATGCATTTCAGTCTAGTTGATGGAACAAGCAGGGGCTTTTTAATGGATGGTGAAAAGGATCCGCCCATGGCCAAGATTCCTGTTTATCTTACCCCAGGGTCCCTAATTTTTATGTCAGGAGAAGCAAGGTACCTTTGGAAGCACGAGATTAACCGCATGCCTGGATTTCAGAAGTGGGAAGGGAAGGAACTAAATCAGAAGAGGAGAATCTCCATAACCCTGAGGAAGCTTTGCCAAGTTGAGTAG
- the LOC117637033 gene encoding uncharacterized protein LOC117637033 isoform X2 produces MDAANEEILRQVFGDSSDGEDLELGDGSDPSHSWEPIKEIKGLWLCRDFLPPQRQSSLLSTIQNEGWFTQASHNQAMRFGDLPSWAAELSHSIRKVVLASDFVLEPIVLGSTDNVKENECSFPSDLFCREPLFDQLILNSYQPGDLCTH; encoded by the exons ATGGATGCTGCCAACGAGGAAATTCTGAGGCAAGTGTTCGGCGACTCATCGGACGGCGAGGACTTGGAATTGGGAGATGGATCTGACCCAAGCCATTCCTGGGAACCAATCAAAGAAATCAAAGGGTTGTGGTTGTGCAGAGACTTCCTCCCTCCTCAACGCCAGTCTTCCTTGCTCTCCACAATCCAGAACG AAGGATGGTTCACTCAAGCCTCGCACAATCAG GCTATGAGATTTGGAGACCTTCCATCATGGGCAGCTGAGCTTTCGCATTCTATTCGCAAGGTTGTACTTGCGAGTGACTTTGTTCTTGAACCTATAGTATTGGGAAGTACTGATAATGTGAAAGAGAATGAGTGTTCATTTCCATCAGATCTTTTCTGCAGAGAGCCACTCTTCGACCAACTAATTCTAAATTCTTACCAACCAG GGGATCTGTGCACACATTGA
- the LOC117637035 gene encoding translocator protein homolog, producing the protein MDSQNLKQRRTDDPDTAATTTTMNKSNYKSKKDMRMDMAKRGLRSLAVAVAIPVSLHLLAIYLGSTDNYPTGSSKPFWFPPLWALRFICLASSFLMGLSAWLVWADGGFHKNPTALPLYLAQLGLNLIWDPIVFGAGAPWVGLLVSMGMFGTMVACTRVFKNINPVAGDLMKPTLAWVAFLAIVNLKLVFH; encoded by the coding sequence ATGGATTCCCAGAACCTCAAACAACGCAGAACAGACGATCCCGACACCgctgccaccaccaccaccatgaACAAGAGCaattacaaaagcaaaaaggaTATGAGGATGGACATGGCCAAACGCGGCCTTAGATCATTGGCCGTGGCGGTTGCAATCCCTGTCTCTCTCCACCTGCTTGCTATTTACTTGGGCTCCACCGACAACTACCCCACCGGCTCCTCCAAGCCCTTCTGGTTCCCACCCTTGTGGGCCCTGCGCTTCATTTGCCTGGCTTCCAGTTTCTTGATGGGTCTCTCGGCTTGGCTTGTGTGGGCTGACGGTGGCTTCCACAAGAATCCCACGGCTCTGCCTCTTTATCTGGCCCAGCTAggattgaatttgatttgggATCCGATTGTGTTTGGGGCAGGAGCGCCTTGGGTCGGGTTGCTGGTGTCCATGGGGATGTTTGGGACTATGGTTGCCTGTACTCGGGTGTTCAAGAATATCAATCCAGTTGCAGGTGATCTGATGAAGCCCACTTTGGCATGGGTTGCCTTTTTGGCCATTGTAAATCTTAAGCTCGTGTTCCATTGA
- the LOC117637034 gene encoding stress-related protein gives MADSEAKQTTETVQVNEKNLKYMEFVQVAAIYVVVCFSSLYEYAKENSGPLKPGVQTVEGTVKTVIGPVYEKFHDLPFQLLKFVDRKVDESLSELDRRVPCLVKQASSQALSVAQKAPEVARTVASEVQQAGLVDTARNLTVSVYAKYKPVAEQYAVSAWRSLNGLPLFPQVAQIMVPTVAYWSEKYNEAVGYTADRGYSVAAYLPLVPTERIAKVFDEAENGPAVSTSGGAVAMEQ, from the exons ATGGCGGATTCAGAAGCTAAGCAGACAACAGAAACG GTGCAAGTGAATGAGAAAAATCTCAAGTATATGGAGTTTGTTCAAGTGGCGGCGATTTACGTCGTGGTGTGCTTCTCGAGCCTCTACGAGTATGCAAAGGAAAACTCCGGTCCACTTAAACCGGGGGTTCAGACCGTGGAAGGCACCGTCAAAACCGTAATTGGACCGGTCTACGAGAAGTTCCACGACCTTCCCTTCCAGCTGCTCAAATTTGTCGATCGCAAG GTGGACGAGTCCTTGAGCGAGTTGGACCGTCGCGTGCCCTGTCTTGTGAAGCAGGCGTCGAGCCAAGCCCTATCGGTGGCTCAGAAGGCTCCGGAGGTGGCTCGAACCGTGGCTTCGGAAGTCCAGCAAGCCGGCTTGGTGGACACGGCTAGGAACCTCACGGTGAGCGTGTACGCTAAATACAAGCCAGTGGCTGAGCAGTACGCGGTGTCGGCTTGGCGCTCACTGAATGGGCTCCCGCTGTTTCCCCAAGTGGCTCAGATAATGGTCCCTACCGTGGCTTACTGGTCGGAAAAGTACAATGAGGCTGTTGGTTACACGGCCGACAGAGGCTACTCCGTGGCGGCGTATCTGCCGTTGGTTCCGACGGAGAGGATTGCCAAAGTGTTTGATGAAGCCGAGAATGGCCCTGCTGTTTCGACTAGTGGTGGAGCTGTTGCTATGGAGCAGTGA